Genomic window (Opitutaceae bacterium):
CCGATGTCGGGCAGACCCGCGGCACCAAGTAGGGCGTCGCAGATGGCGTGGGTCAGGCAGTCGGCATCACTGTGGCCATCGAGGCCGAAATCGCAGTCGAAGCGAACTCCACCCAGCACGAGGGGTCTGCCCTTCACGGTCCGATGGATATCGTAGCCGTGGCCGATGCGCATTGCCGTTAATGGCTGGACAGGTGCTGGCTTCATCGGGCCGGATGGGTTTGCACGAGAGAATTGCACCAGGCGAGATCCGCGGGCGTGGTCAGTTTGGGATTGGGGTGCGGATTTTCGAGGAGGGCGATCGGGTGGTTGAGTCCCTCGACGGCCTGCGCGTCATCGGTGATGGAGAGCCGCCGCCTGGAGACGCGAGCGTAGGCGCGGACAATGAGATCGCGGGCAAACACCTGGGGCGTTTCCATGGCCCAGAGTTTGGAGCGGTCCAGCGTGCGGAGCCGTCCAGTTTCGTGATGCACCTTGATGGTGTCGGTCACCCGGTGCGCGAGGACGACGGCGCGCTCGCGGCGGACGATCTTGTGCAGGGCGATCAACTGCTCGGCGCGAATGAAAGGGCGGGCGCAGTCATGGATGAAAACGTAGTCCACGTCGTCCGGCAGGGCGTCGAGCGCGCGCGCGACCGAGTGCTGGCGCTCGGATCCACCCTTGACGAAGAGCGCGGGCGTGGGTGCGTAGGCGGAGAGCTGGATCGACTGCGGAGCATCGCGGTAGACGATGATGAAGAAGTCGGCGACACCGCTCTCAAGAAACGCTCCGGCCGAGTGGGCGAACGCAGGTCTGCCGCCGACGGGGGCGAGGATCTTGTCCCCCACGGCGCCCTGCATGCGGTGGCCGCTGCCGGCGGCGAGGAGAATGGCGGCGTTTCGGCTCATGGAAAATGGGTGTGTTGAATGGGCAGACCGCGATCGGGTCAGGCGGTTGCGTGGCCCGTCGAGCGAAGGATCTCGCGAGCGGCGGCGACGGGATTCGCGGCGTGGGAAATCGGCCGGCCGACGACAAGGTAGTTTGCTCCGGCGGCGACCGCCTGAGCCGGTGTGAGTATGCGAGTCTGATCGTCCGACTTTGCCCCGGCTGGACGGATCCCCGGGACGACCAGGTCGAGTCCGGAGGGAAACCGCTTGCGCAATGGAGCGATCTCCAAGGGAGAACACACGAGCCCCTTCATTCCGGAATCGACGGCCAGCGACGCCAGATTCAGGACCTGGGCTTCGGGTGTGGAGCTGACTCCGGTTTGCCGGAGATCCGACTCACTCATGGACGTGAGCACGGACACGCCAAGTAGCAGGAGATCCGGCTTCGCAGCCTGCTGGGCGGCGACGGCTCCCCGCATCATTGGGCCGCCGCCACACGTGTGGAGCGTGAGCATGTGAATCGGAAGCCGGGCGGCGGATTCGACGGCGCGCGCGACGGTATTGGGAATATCGTGAAGTTTGAGGTCGAGGAACACCTTGAAGCCGAGATCCGCGATACGTCTGACGCAGTCGGGGCCGCAGGCGGTGAACATCTGCAGGCCGATCTTGACCCAGCGGACCTCGCCCGCGAGCTGCTTGAGGAGCGGCTCCACGGCAGCGGGGCTCGGTTCATCGAGGACCAGGATCAAATCGCACGGCATGGGTTTGTAAGTCGAATGGAGTATTGTCCGGATTTCGCTTCAAATCAGCGGAAAATAAAGTGGATTAGCAACACTCCGCCTTGTCCTCTCTCACCCTGACCTCTCCCGCCAAGCTCAATCTTTTTCTCGCAGTCACAGGCATGCGGGCGGATGGGTATCACGATCTCGTGTCCCTCGTATCGCCGGTGGAGTTTGGCGATGAGCTGCACGTCGAGCTGACGACCGGACGGGAAATCACTCTGGTGTGCG
Coding sequences:
- the pyrF gene encoding orotidine-5'-phosphate decarboxylase is translated as MPCDLILVLDEPSPAAVEPLLKQLAGEVRWVKIGLQMFTACGPDCVRRIADLGFKVFLDLKLHDIPNTVARAVESAARLPIHMLTLHTCGGGPMMRGAVAAQQAAKPDLLLLGVSVLTSMSESDLRQTGVSSTPEAQVLNLASLAVDSGMKGLVCSPLEIAPLRKRFPSGLDLVVPGIRPAGAKSDDQTRILTPAQAVAAGANYLVVGRPISHAANPVAAAREILRSTGHATA
- the ispD gene encoding 2-C-methyl-D-erythritol 4-phosphate cytidylyltransferase; translated protein: MSRNAAILLAAGSGHRMQGAVGDKILAPVGGRPAFAHSAGAFLESGVADFFIIVYRDAPQSIQLSAYAPTPALFVKGGSERQHSVARALDALPDDVDYVFIHDCARPFIRAEQLIALHKIVRRERAVVLAHRVTDTIKVHHETGRLRTLDRSKLWAMETPQVFARDLIVRAYARVSRRRLSITDDAQAVEGLNHPIALLENPHPNPKLTTPADLAWCNSLVQTHPAR